A genomic window from Chitinophaga pollutisoli includes:
- a CDS encoding FAD-linked oxidase C-terminal domain-containing protein has translation MIKRDELIQLGQELKGELYTDDTMRTLYATDASAYREMPLAVAIPQDESDLKTLIRFARQHKTSLIPRTAGTSLAGQVVGNGIIADVSRKFTKILEINTEERWVRVQPGVIRDELNMFLRPYGFYFGPETSTANRAMIGGMVGNNSCGSNSVVYGSTREHLLEVKAILSDGSDATFGTLSPDEFHARCEANDGRLETALYKQIRTILGNAANQAEIRKEFPKPEILRRNTGYAIDLLLETAPFTAGKEDFNFCKLIAGSEGTLAFLTEIKLNIEPLPPKETGLMCVHFNTIDESLRANIIAMRHKPSASELIDHYILECTKDNIEQSKNRFFVQGDPGAILVVEFLRDTREEITAIADVVKAEMQAAGLGYHFPLLFGDDTKKIWTLRKAGLGLLGNLPGDEKAVPVIEDTAVAVEDLPAFIAEFNEILKKYELYAVHYAHAGSGEIHLRPIINLKTVEGNQLFRTIAEEIATLVKKFNGSLSGEHGDGRLRGEFIAQMIGPRNYELLRQLKYTWDPENIFNPHKIVDTPSMNSMLRYEPGKKAPDIKTVFHFPEQTILQHAEQCNGSGDCRKTHLSGGTMCPSYMATRNEKDTTRARANILREFLTNSTKANKFDHKEIYDVLDLCLACKGCKGECPSNVDVAKLKMEFLQHYYDANGVPLRTRMIGNFTRLTGLAAIAPGVYNFLVKNKATSQLIKKFSGFAPDRSMPTLQSTTLRKWLRRNPAPAQGGKKVYLFCDEFTNYNDTHVGIKAVQLLRRLGYDVVPVDHPESARALLSKGFLRQAKVFAEKNVSLFSGIVTADAPLIGIEPSAILTFRDEYPDLVGDALRGQAKSLAKNVFLIDEFLASEADKGAIHSGMFRAADRNIKLHGHCQQKALSSVLHSKKSSVSPKAIRST, from the coding sequence ATGATCAAGCGAGACGAGCTAATACAGCTGGGCCAGGAACTGAAAGGCGAACTGTATACCGACGACACCATGCGGACCCTCTATGCCACGGACGCATCCGCTTACCGCGAAATGCCATTGGCGGTGGCCATCCCCCAGGACGAATCCGATCTCAAGACCCTGATCCGTTTTGCAAGGCAACATAAAACCTCCCTGATCCCCCGCACCGCGGGCACCTCGCTGGCCGGCCAGGTAGTCGGCAACGGCATTATCGCCGACGTGTCCCGGAAATTCACTAAAATATTAGAAATCAATACTGAAGAGCGTTGGGTGCGCGTACAGCCGGGCGTTATCCGCGACGAGCTGAATATGTTCCTCCGCCCCTACGGCTTCTATTTCGGCCCGGAAACCTCCACGGCCAACCGCGCCATGATCGGCGGGATGGTAGGCAATAACTCCTGCGGCTCCAATTCCGTCGTGTATGGCAGCACCCGCGAGCATTTGCTGGAAGTGAAAGCCATCCTCAGCGACGGGTCCGACGCTACATTCGGCACGCTTTCGCCCGACGAGTTCCATGCCCGTTGCGAAGCCAACGACGGCCGGCTGGAAACTGCCCTGTACAAGCAGATCCGGACAATATTGGGGAATGCGGCCAATCAGGCCGAGATCCGCAAGGAATTCCCCAAGCCTGAGATCCTGCGCCGTAACACCGGCTACGCCATCGACCTGCTCCTGGAAACGGCGCCGTTCACCGCCGGGAAGGAAGATTTCAATTTCTGCAAACTGATCGCCGGGTCGGAGGGCACGCTGGCCTTCCTCACCGAGATCAAACTGAACATCGAGCCGCTGCCGCCGAAGGAAACGGGGCTGATGTGCGTGCATTTCAATACGATCGACGAATCCCTGCGCGCAAATATCATCGCCATGCGCCACAAACCCAGCGCCAGCGAGCTGATTGACCACTACATCCTCGAATGCACCAAGGATAACATCGAACAAAGCAAAAACCGCTTCTTCGTGCAGGGCGACCCCGGCGCCATCCTCGTGGTCGAGTTCCTGCGCGATACGCGGGAAGAAATTACCGCCATCGCCGATGTGGTGAAGGCGGAAATGCAGGCGGCCGGACTGGGGTACCACTTCCCCCTTCTTTTCGGAGACGATACGAAAAAGATATGGACCCTCCGCAAAGCGGGGCTCGGCCTGCTCGGCAACCTCCCCGGCGACGAAAAGGCCGTGCCCGTGATCGAGGATACTGCCGTGGCGGTGGAAGACCTTCCCGCCTTTATCGCCGAGTTCAACGAGATCCTGAAAAAATACGAACTCTACGCCGTGCATTACGCACATGCGGGCAGCGGCGAAATCCATCTCCGCCCCATCATCAACCTCAAAACGGTGGAAGGCAACCAGCTGTTCCGCACCATCGCGGAAGAGATTGCCACGCTGGTGAAGAAGTTCAACGGCTCGCTCAGCGGCGAGCATGGCGACGGAAGGCTGCGCGGCGAGTTCATCGCGCAAATGATCGGACCGCGGAATTACGAACTGCTCCGCCAGTTGAAATATACCTGGGACCCGGAAAACATCTTCAACCCGCACAAGATCGTGGACACGCCATCCATGAACTCCATGCTGCGCTACGAGCCCGGCAAAAAAGCGCCGGATATCAAGACGGTGTTCCATTTCCCGGAGCAAACGATCCTCCAGCACGCGGAGCAATGCAACGGCTCGGGCGACTGCCGCAAAACGCACCTCAGCGGCGGCACCATGTGCCCCAGCTACATGGCTACCCGCAACGAAAAAGACACCACGCGCGCCAGGGCCAACATCCTCCGCGAATTCCTCACCAACAGCACGAAAGCGAATAAATTCGACCATAAGGAAATCTACGACGTGCTCGACCTCTGCCTTGCCTGCAAGGGCTGCAAGGGTGAATGCCCCTCAAACGTAGACGTGGCGAAGCTGAAGATGGAATTCCTGCAGCATTATTACGATGCCAACGGCGTTCCGCTGCGCACGCGCATGATCGGCAACTTTACGCGGCTCACGGGCCTGGCCGCCATCGCGCCGGGCGTGTACAACTTCCTCGTGAAGAACAAAGCCACTTCGCAGCTCATCAAAAAGTTCAGCGGCTTCGCGCCCGACCGTTCCATGCCCACTTTGCAAAGCACCACGCTGCGCAAATGGCTTAGGCGCAATCCCGCGCCGGCTCAGGGAGGGAAGAAAGTATACCTGTTCTGCGACGAATTCACGAATTACAACGATACCCATGTAGGCATCAAAGCCGTGCAACTGCTGCGCAGGCTGGGATACGACGTGGTGCCAGTGGACCATCCGGAAAGTGCGAGGGCCTTGCTGTCGAAGGGTTTTCTGCGGCAGGCGAAAGTGTTTGCAGAAAAGAATGTGTCGCTGTTCAGCGGGATCGTTACGGCGGATGCGCCGCTGATCGGCATCGAGCCCAGCGCTATCCTCACTTTCCGCGACGAGTACCCCGACCTGGTGGGCGACGCCCTCCGCGGGCAGGCGAAATCCCTGGCAAAAAACGTGTTCCTCATCGACGAATTCCTGGCATCGGAAGCAGACAAAGGCGCGATCCACAGCGGCATGTTCCGCGCGGCGGACCGCAACATCAAACTGCACGGGCATTGCCAGCAAAAGGCATTGTCGTCGGTGCTGCACAGCAAAAAATCCTCAGTCTCCCCAAAGGCTATACGGTCGACGTGA
- a CDS encoding DUF72 domain-containing protein, with product MKFGQIDAALLADTDFKLPAEPVFNQGALTGKPFPKPVIRLGCTTWNRKDWVGDIFPKGTREKDFLTEYARSFASVELNATHYKIYGPDTIAGWAEKVKNPDFRFCPKVPQSISHYSNLVNARESTTAFLEGVLAFGDMLGPIFLQVGENFGPSRKDQLFTYLASLPTDLRFFVELRHPDWFADPHHSQELYATLRRLNTGLIISDTAGRRDVVHMHLPVPRAMVRFVGNSLHPSDYQRADDWVNRLHFWLENGLEEAYFFIHQHNDDGIPALANYFAGKLEGFPGLEIRRPKSFRENTLF from the coding sequence ATGAAATTCGGACAGATCGACGCGGCCCTGCTGGCCGACACCGACTTCAAACTTCCCGCCGAACCCGTCTTCAACCAGGGCGCACTGACCGGCAAGCCGTTCCCGAAACCGGTCATCCGGCTCGGCTGCACCACCTGGAACCGCAAAGACTGGGTGGGCGACATTTTCCCGAAAGGCACCCGCGAAAAGGACTTCCTCACGGAATACGCCCGTTCCTTCGCCAGCGTGGAACTGAACGCCACGCATTATAAAATTTATGGGCCTGATACCATCGCCGGCTGGGCCGAAAAGGTAAAGAACCCCGATTTCCGGTTCTGCCCCAAAGTACCGCAGTCTATCAGCCATTACAGCAACCTCGTGAACGCCCGCGAAAGCACCACAGCCTTCCTGGAGGGCGTGCTGGCTTTTGGCGACATGCTGGGCCCCATTTTCCTGCAGGTAGGTGAAAACTTCGGGCCCTCGCGCAAAGACCAGCTGTTTACATACCTGGCCTCCCTGCCCACCGACCTCCGTTTTTTCGTGGAACTGCGGCACCCCGACTGGTTCGCCGATCCCCACCATAGCCAGGAGCTGTACGCCACCCTCCGCAGACTCAACACCGGGCTGATCATCAGCGACACCGCCGGCCGGCGCGACGTGGTGCACATGCACCTGCCGGTGCCCCGCGCCATGGTGCGTTTTGTCGGCAACAGCCTTCACCCTTCCGATTACCAGCGGGCCGACGACTGGGTCAACCGCCTGCACTTCTGGCTGGAAAACGGGCTGGAAGAGGCGTATTTCTTCATCCACCAGCATAACGACGACGGCATTCCCGCGCTGGCCAACTACTTCGCCGGAAAACTGGAAGGCTTCCCCGGGCTGGAGATCCGGCGGCCGAAAAGCTTCCGGGAGAATACGCTTTTCTGA
- a CDS encoding DinB family protein translates to MLLQSLRAEFEQEVKSTRKLLEAVPAKDIDFKPSPVSWTMGELAQHIATIYYWYVGTLTKSVYDLTADHIERGAPSDIAATLELFEKNVALARQALASTTEESLQENWTMKAGGQTVLGPMPRGAVARGFLFNHIYHHRGEMIVYLRSTGNKVPGLYGPTYEQSQAQKGG, encoded by the coding sequence ATGCTCTTACAATCCTTACGCGCAGAGTTCGAACAGGAAGTAAAAAGCACCCGGAAGCTGCTGGAAGCCGTTCCTGCAAAGGACATCGACTTCAAGCCCTCCCCCGTTTCCTGGACCATGGGCGAGCTTGCCCAGCACATTGCCACCATTTATTATTGGTACGTGGGCACCCTCACCAAATCGGTCTACGACCTCACGGCCGACCACATCGAACGCGGCGCTCCGTCCGACATCGCGGCCACGCTTGAGCTATTCGAGAAAAACGTGGCGCTGGCCCGCCAGGCGCTGGCTTCCACCACCGAAGAAAGCCTCCAGGAAAACTGGACCATGAAAGCCGGCGGCCAAACCGTACTCGGCCCCATGCCCCGCGGCGCCGTAGCCCGCGGTTTCCTCTTCAACCACATCTACCACCACCGCGGCGAAATGATCGTCTACCTCCGCTCCACCGGCAACAAAGTTCCCGGCCTCTACGGGCCTACCTACGAGCAAAGCCAGGCGCAGAAAGGGGGATAA
- a CDS encoding glycogen synthase, with amino-acid sequence MEILHVSAECYPAAKVGGLADVVGALPKYQFQEGAIAKVVIPAYRNAFRESGKYQFELVHQGGLWLGHDWYHFNIWKENANALGFDFYQVDIPGLLDTPNVYGYANDTERFLAFQVAVLDWLSEWQHQPDVVHCHDHHTGLIPFLLKYGRKYSGLKDIPTVLTIHNAQYQGQFGWDKLYLIPSFDLWKSGLLDWNGAINPLASAIKCAWRINTVSPSYMEELYHAANGLEGLLNAERSKARGILNGIDDDVWNPSTDPMLPANYGIKDVTKGKKANKESICEEYGFKKELPLFVFIGRLVGDKGADLIPDAVGRALYDHAGAFNCLILGSGDAHIEWRMQQARHVNGEHFGVYIGYNEALSHRLYAGADFLLMPSRVEPCGLNQMYAMRYGSIPIVRSTGGLRDTVTDFGDEGGTGVRFFQPTGSDLHHAIGRALELYSTKTTFNKIRKAGMQQDHSWNKAARQYMDLYTSLT; translated from the coding sequence ATGGAAATATTGCACGTCAGCGCGGAATGCTACCCGGCCGCCAAAGTAGGCGGCCTGGCGGATGTAGTGGGCGCACTCCCCAAATACCAGTTCCAGGAAGGGGCTATCGCCAAGGTGGTGATCCCGGCGTACCGGAACGCTTTCCGCGAAAGCGGGAAATACCAGTTCGAGCTTGTGCACCAGGGCGGGCTCTGGCTGGGGCATGACTGGTACCATTTCAATATCTGGAAAGAAAACGCCAACGCGCTGGGGTTCGATTTCTACCAGGTCGATATCCCCGGCCTGCTCGATACGCCCAACGTCTACGGCTACGCCAACGATACCGAGCGCTTCCTGGCGTTCCAGGTGGCGGTGCTCGACTGGCTCAGCGAATGGCAGCATCAGCCCGATGTGGTGCATTGCCACGACCATCATACCGGCCTCATCCCGTTTCTGCTCAAATACGGGCGGAAATACAGCGGGCTGAAAGATATACCTACGGTGCTGACCATCCACAACGCTCAATACCAGGGGCAGTTCGGGTGGGACAAACTTTACCTCATCCCTTCTTTCGACTTGTGGAAAAGCGGCCTGCTCGACTGGAATGGCGCGATCAACCCGCTGGCTTCAGCCATTAAATGCGCGTGGCGGATCAATACGGTTTCGCCGAGTTACATGGAAGAGCTATACCACGCCGCCAACGGGCTGGAAGGATTGCTGAACGCGGAAAGGTCCAAGGCTCGGGGGATTCTCAACGGGATTGACGACGATGTTTGGAACCCGTCGACGGACCCCATGTTGCCCGCGAACTATGGCATAAAAGATGTTACCAAAGGCAAGAAAGCGAATAAGGAAAGCATCTGTGAAGAATACGGATTTAAAAAAGAGCTGCCGCTGTTCGTTTTTATCGGGCGGCTGGTGGGCGATAAGGGCGCCGATCTTATCCCCGATGCCGTGGGGCGCGCGCTCTACGACCACGCGGGAGCGTTCAACTGCCTCATTCTCGGCAGCGGCGACGCGCACATCGAATGGCGCATGCAACAGGCGCGGCATGTAAACGGTGAACACTTTGGCGTGTACATCGGTTATAACGAAGCGCTGAGCCATCGCCTGTACGCCGGAGCGGATTTCCTGCTGATGCCTTCGCGCGTGGAGCCCTGCGGCCTGAACCAGATGTACGCCATGCGTTACGGATCCATCCCGATCGTGCGTTCCACCGGCGGCCTCCGCGATACCGTCACCGACTTCGGGGACGAAGGCGGCACCGGCGTCCGGTTTTTCCAGCCAACGGGCAGCGATCTGCACCACGCCATCGGGCGGGCGCTGGAGCTGTACAGTACCAAAACAACTTTCAATAAAATCAGGAAAGCGGGCATGCAACAGGATCATTCCTGGAACAAAGCCGCCCGTCAGTATATGGACCTTTATACCAGCCTCACATAA
- a CDS encoding glucose-1-phosphate adenylyltransferase, with protein sequence MSNEVISIILGGGAGTRLYPLTRSRSKPAVPVAGKYRLVDIPISNCLNADLHRIFVLTQFNSASLNQHIKNTYHFSHFSKAFVDILAAEQTPDNPTWFQGTADAVRQTIRHLENYDYKYILILSGDQLYQMDFREMIRNHIEKGADISIATIPVHAREATEFGILKTDEENFITSFIEKPKKELLPDWTSDTGPDMERAGRNYLASMGIYIFNKGLLYDLLHNQPDATDFGKEIIPNSIGERKVLSYQYEGYWTDIGNISSFFEANLELTDDIPQFNLFDDAKTIFSRARMLPPAKISGTTLEKTVIADGCIINASRLERCVVGIRTRIGKGTTISNAYLMGNDKYQTLDEINQAKAAGRPPIGIGDRCYINNAIIDKNACIGNDVRINGGKHLEDGDFEKYTVKDGIVVVKKGAVLPDGFQC encoded by the coding sequence ATGTCTAACGAAGTGATCTCAATCATCCTTGGCGGAGGCGCCGGAACGCGCCTCTATCCCCTCACCCGCAGCCGCTCCAAACCCGCTGTGCCGGTAGCCGGCAAGTACCGGCTCGTAGATATTCCCATTTCCAACTGCCTCAACGCAGATCTGCACCGCATTTTCGTGCTCACGCAGTTCAATTCCGCGTCGCTGAACCAGCATATCAAGAACACCTACCATTTCAGCCATTTCAGCAAGGCGTTCGTGGATATCCTGGCGGCGGAGCAAACGCCCGACAACCCTACCTGGTTCCAGGGTACGGCCGACGCGGTGCGGCAAACCATCCGCCACCTGGAGAATTACGATTACAAATACATCCTCATCCTCTCGGGCGACCAGCTCTACCAGATGGATTTCCGGGAGATGATCCGCAATCACATCGAAAAAGGCGCCGATATTTCCATCGCCACCATTCCCGTACACGCAAGGGAAGCCACGGAATTCGGCATCCTCAAAACCGATGAGGAAAATTTCATTACCTCCTTCATCGAAAAACCCAAAAAAGAGCTGCTGCCCGACTGGACCTCCGATACCGGTCCTGACATGGAGCGCGCCGGGCGGAATTACCTCGCGTCGATGGGGATTTACATTTTCAATAAAGGGTTATTGTACGACTTGCTGCACAACCAGCCGGACGCTACCGATTTCGGGAAGGAAATCATCCCTAATTCCATCGGCGAGCGTAAGGTGCTGAGTTATCAATATGAAGGTTACTGGACCGATATCGGGAATATCTCATCCTTTTTCGAAGCGAATCTTGAACTGACGGACGACATCCCCCAGTTCAATCTTTTCGACGACGCCAAAACGATCTTCTCCCGCGCGCGCATGTTGCCGCCCGCCAAGATTTCGGGGACTACGCTGGAGAAAACGGTGATCGCCGACGGCTGCATCATCAACGCCAGCCGCCTGGAGCGCTGCGTGGTGGGCATCCGTACCCGCATCGGGAAAGGTACCACCATCAGCAATGCCTACCTGATGGGGAACGATAAATACCAGACGCTGGACGAGATCAACCAGGCGAAGGCGGCAGGCCGCCCGCCCATCGGTATTGGCGACCGCTGTTATATCAACAATGCCATTATCGACAAGAACGCCTGCATCGGCAACGACGTGCGGATCAATGGCGGGAAGCATCTCGAAGACGGTGATTTCGAGAAGTATACGGTAAAGGATGGCATCGTTGTTGTGAAGAAAGGAGCGGTGCTGCCCGACGGCTTCCAATGTTGA
- a CDS encoding glycoside hydrolase family 130 protein has translation MRIPIERQKAKITPDLKRVVARFFFNGDARAKGIILKVTEMSDDDVERSVIPLLREFSRRHRNITRIFERHAEKVKPLIQALGLDFDKIPMKRKLLIGSYFTNEFSIESAAFFNPSIVEDPDQSNLEEGEKRVVLSFRAVGEGHVSSIVFRQAIVDRENNVTIIPAGNYVDEPDIIRNTIYHKQIFFQNAVSISLPDSVLREVAGSLPDTFDYVGLKKVIREMQQRYQVDHLLKRGLERLLWLADSYYEINFSLDTDISDRVIFPYSDAESRGIEDARFVKYTGDKSGVTYYATYTAFDGITIQPKLLQTRDFYHFKIMPLYGEGAQNKNLALFPRKIKGKYAMMSRIDGINNYIMYSDKINIWENPEILQTPKYPWEFVQIGNCGSPIETAEGWLVITHGVGPMRTYCLGATLLDLEDPKIEIGRLREPLIIPNKDEREGYVPNVLYSCGALIHNEELLIPYGLSDYASTFATVHLKDLLQRVKEG, from the coding sequence ATGCGCATACCCATAGAAAGGCAAAAGGCCAAAATCACACCGGACCTCAAACGCGTGGTGGCCCGGTTCTTCTTTAACGGAGACGCCCGGGCGAAGGGGATAATTCTGAAAGTCACCGAGATGTCGGACGATGATGTGGAGCGGTCGGTCATTCCGCTGCTTCGCGAGTTTTCGCGCCGCCACCGGAATATTACCCGGATATTCGAAAGGCACGCCGAAAAGGTGAAGCCCCTCATCCAGGCGCTGGGCCTGGATTTCGATAAAATTCCCATGAAGCGGAAACTGCTCATCGGTTCCTATTTCACCAATGAGTTTTCCATCGAATCGGCCGCGTTTTTCAATCCTTCCATCGTCGAAGACCCCGACCAGAGCAACCTGGAAGAAGGAGAGAAACGCGTGGTGCTGAGCTTCAGGGCCGTAGGCGAGGGGCACGTTTCGTCCATCGTGTTCCGGCAGGCGATTGTGGACCGTGAGAACAACGTGACCATCATCCCGGCGGGGAATTATGTGGACGAACCGGATATCATCCGCAACACCATCTACCACAAACAGATTTTTTTCCAGAATGCCGTTTCCATCAGCCTGCCCGATTCCGTGCTCCGCGAAGTGGCCGGCTCGCTGCCCGATACATTCGATTATGTGGGATTGAAGAAGGTCATCCGCGAAATGCAACAGCGCTACCAGGTGGATCACCTGCTGAAACGCGGGCTGGAAAGGCTGCTGTGGCTGGCAGACAGTTATTATGAAATCAATTTTTCGTTGGATACCGATATCTCGGACCGGGTGATTTTTCCGTATTCAGACGCGGAAAGCAGGGGTATAGAAGACGCGCGGTTCGTGAAATACACGGGTGACAAGAGTGGCGTTACGTATTACGCCACCTACACCGCGTTCGACGGCATCACCATCCAGCCGAAGCTGTTGCAAACACGGGATTTTTATCATTTCAAGATCATGCCGCTGTACGGCGAAGGCGCGCAGAACAAGAACCTGGCGCTGTTTCCGCGGAAGATCAAAGGGAAGTATGCGATGATGTCGCGCATCGACGGCATCAACAATTACATCATGTATTCCGACAAAATCAATATCTGGGAGAACCCCGAGATCCTGCAAACCCCGAAATACCCCTGGGAATTCGTCCAGATCGGGAATTGCGGATCGCCGATAGAAACGGCGGAAGGCTGGCTTGTGATCACCCACGGCGTGGGGCCCATGCGCACGTATTGCCTCGGAGCAACGCTGCTCGACCTGGAGGATCCCAAAATCGAGATCGGCCGCCTCCGCGAACCGCTCATAATTCCCAATAAAGACGAACGCGAAGGGTACGTGCCCAACGTCCTTTACAGCTGCGGCGCCCTCATTCACAACGAGGAGCTGCTGATACCGTATGGATTATCGGATTACGCGTCCACCTTCGCGACCGTTCATCTGAAAGATCTCCTGCAAAGAGTAAAAGAAGGATAA
- a CDS encoding glycosyltransferase family 4 protein gives MHYGPWEQIASNVTEGLVRRGLDVTLFATANSITNAKLKAVCEKGYEEDYSLDAKVQECMHISMLMEEADKFDIIHNHFDFHPLTYSRLIPPPMVTTIHGFSSEKIVPVFELYNDIGHYVAISDSNRHPDLQYAATVYNGINPEHFDFKETPGDYLLFFGRIHPHKGTHDAIAIAQRTGMRLIIAGIIQHKEYFKEQVEPHIDGDRIQYVGPAGPEERRRLLGNAFALLHCIHFDEPFGMSVAESMMCGTPVIAYNRGSMPELIRAGETGFLVRDVDEAAASVADITSLDRRQCRQWAESRFSVDRMVDDYIQVYKQVLEKTPPYEPRARM, from the coding sequence GTGCATTACGGACCCTGGGAACAGATTGCGTCCAACGTCACGGAAGGACTTGTCCGCCGTGGCCTGGACGTAACCCTGTTTGCCACCGCCAATTCCATTACCAACGCAAAACTCAAAGCAGTTTGCGAAAAAGGTTATGAAGAAGATTACAGTCTCGACGCCAAAGTCCAGGAATGTATGCATATCAGCATGCTGATGGAAGAGGCAGACAAGTTTGACATCATCCACAATCATTTCGACTTCCACCCGCTCACCTACAGCCGGCTGATCCCCCCGCCGATGGTGACCACGATCCACGGGTTTTCGTCGGAAAAGATCGTCCCGGTATTTGAGTTGTACAACGACATCGGGCATTACGTGGCCATCAGTGATTCCAACCGGCATCCGGACCTGCAATACGCGGCCACGGTGTACAACGGCATTAACCCGGAGCATTTCGATTTCAAGGAAACCCCGGGTGATTATCTCTTGTTTTTCGGCCGGATCCATCCGCACAAGGGTACGCACGACGCCATCGCCATTGCGCAGCGGACGGGCATGCGGCTCATCATTGCGGGGATCATCCAGCACAAGGAGTATTTTAAGGAGCAGGTGGAACCGCATATCGACGGCGACCGCATCCAGTACGTGGGGCCCGCCGGGCCGGAAGAGCGCCGGCGCCTTCTGGGAAATGCCTTCGCGCTGTTGCATTGCATTCACTTCGATGAGCCTTTCGGCATGAGTGTGGCGGAATCCATGATGTGCGGCACCCCCGTGATCGCATACAACAGGGGGTCCATGCCCGAGCTTATCCGCGCGGGCGAAACGGGGTTCCTCGTGCGGGATGTGGACGAAGCCGCGGCTTCCGTGGCAGACATCACTTCCCTCGACAGGCGGCAATGCCGCCAGTGGGCGGAGTCACGGTTTAGTGTAGACAGAATGGTGGATGATTACATCCAGGTGTACAAGCAGGTGTTGGAAAAAACGCCCCCGTATGAACCGAGGGCGCGTATGTAA